One stretch of Nocardia mangyaensis DNA includes these proteins:
- a CDS encoding inorganic diphosphatase gives MEFDVTIEIPKGSRNKYEVDHESGRVKLDRYLYTSMGYPADYGFIENTLGEDGDPLDALVLLPESVFPGVIVEARPVGVYRMTDEAGGDDKVLCVPAGDPRWDHIQDLGDVSEFELSAIKHFFERYKDLEPGKFVQGSEWLNRAEAEKIIDESFTRLKESGH, from the coding sequence GTGGAGTTCGACGTCACCATCGAGATTCCCAAGGGTTCTCGGAACAAGTACGAGGTCGATCACGAGAGCGGCCGGGTCAAGCTCGACCGGTACCTGTACACCTCCATGGGCTACCCGGCCGACTACGGCTTCATCGAGAACACTCTCGGCGAGGACGGCGATCCGCTGGACGCGCTGGTGCTGCTGCCCGAATCGGTGTTCCCCGGTGTGATCGTCGAGGCCCGTCCGGTCGGCGTGTACCGGATGACCGACGAGGCAGGCGGCGACGACAAGGTGCTGTGCGTGCCCGCGGGCGACCCGCGCTGGGACCACATCCAGGACCTGGGCGATGTCTCGGAGTTCGAACTGTCGGCGATCAAGCACTTCTTCGAGCGCTACAAGGATCTCGAGCCCGGCAAGTTCGTGCAGGGTTCGGAGTGGCTCAACCGCGCCGAGGCCGAGAAGATCATCGACGAGTCCTTCACCCGGCTGAAGGAATCCGGCCACTGA
- a CDS encoding D-alanyl-D-alanine carboxypeptidase/D-alanyl-D-alanine-endopeptidase, whose protein sequence is MIGRGEENPGSPARRGRGWIWLSAVVVAVLLIAGGFAAIAQPWTPEFRHGGLTVAPPPNSAPPQAEITAARSDAPAPTVEGIGAALAPVIGNPDLGAFAGQVSDPSSGAVLWSQDPTKAMIPSSTAKIMLAAAALLTLPDDQRLTTRVVAGAPGELVLLAGGDPTLTTVETGGYYTDGARIADLAAQVRAAGTQVTAIVVDISGFTGPTMAAGWDPIDIPEGSIAPIEAIMLDGGRFDPSADYSPRSATPALDAGRALATALGVDPAAVRVGQAARTGAELAKVQSAPLRTRLHDMMIRSDNVLAEAVGRELALATGHEPSFAGAVAATTAALTAAGFDVTGLHLADNSGLSVDDRVPARLLDTIIATAAKPTGDAAVVPVGTQARPENDPRAAALAPLLDDLPVAGGTGTLAPRFVVQNRHGAGWVRAKTGTLSVASALVGYVLDRDGRVLTFALMSNDRLPEVSRPALDTVAGALRNCGCS, encoded by the coding sequence GTGATCGGTCGAGGCGAGGAAAATCCGGGATCACCGGCGCGGCGTGGCCGTGGCTGGATCTGGCTGTCGGCGGTGGTCGTGGCGGTATTGCTGATCGCGGGCGGTTTCGCCGCCATCGCGCAGCCATGGACCCCGGAATTCCGGCACGGCGGATTGACCGTGGCACCGCCGCCGAACAGCGCGCCACCGCAGGCGGAGATCACCGCGGCCAGGTCGGACGCGCCCGCGCCGACCGTGGAAGGGATCGGCGCGGCGCTCGCGCCCGTGATCGGCAATCCCGATCTGGGCGCCTTCGCCGGTCAGGTCAGTGACCCGAGCAGCGGCGCTGTGCTGTGGAGCCAGGATCCGACCAAGGCGATGATCCCCTCCTCGACCGCGAAGATCATGCTGGCCGCGGCCGCGCTGCTCACCCTGCCCGACGACCAGCGGCTCACCACCAGGGTGGTCGCCGGTGCGCCGGGCGAGCTGGTGCTGCTCGCCGGTGGTGATCCGACGCTGACCACCGTCGAGACGGGCGGTTACTACACCGACGGCGCGCGGATCGCGGATCTGGCCGCGCAGGTCAGGGCGGCGGGCACGCAGGTCACCGCGATCGTCGTCGACATCTCCGGTTTCACGGGTCCGACCATGGCCGCGGGCTGGGACCCGATCGACATCCCCGAGGGTTCGATCGCCCCGATCGAAGCGATCATGCTCGACGGCGGCCGTTTCGATCCGTCGGCCGACTACTCCCCGCGCTCGGCCACCCCGGCCCTCGACGCCGGTCGCGCGCTCGCGACCGCGCTCGGCGTCGATCCCGCGGCGGTGCGGGTCGGGCAGGCCGCGCGCACCGGCGCCGAGCTCGCGAAGGTCCAATCGGCGCCCCTGCGAACTCGCCTGCACGACATGATGATCCGCTCCGACAATGTGCTCGCCGAGGCTGTCGGACGGGAACTCGCGCTGGCGACCGGGCACGAACCTTCCTTCGCCGGTGCCGTCGCGGCGACCACGGCGGCGCTGACGGCGGCCGGATTCGATGTCACCGGACTGCATCTGGCCGACAACAGTGGCCTCTCGGTCGACGATCGGGTGCCCGCGCGCCTGCTCGACACCATCATCGCGACCGCGGCCAAGCCTACCGGCGATGCGGCCGTGGTGCCGGTCGGAACCCAGGCCAGACCCGAAAACGACCCGCGCGCAGCGGCTCTCGCGCCGCTGCTGGACGATCTGCCGGTCGCGGGCGGTACCGGCACCCTCGCGCCGCGCTTCGTCGTGCAGAACCGGCACGGGGCCGGGTGGGTGCGCGCGAAGACCGGAACTCTGAGCGTGGCCAGCGCGTTGGTCGGGTATGTGCTCGACCGTGACGGCCGGGTGCTGACCTTCGCGCTCATGTCCAACGATCGCTTGCCGGAGGTCAGCAGGCCCGCGCTCGACACGGTGGCGGGCGCGCTGCGCAACTGCGGATGTTCCTGA
- a CDS encoding zinc-dependent metalloprotease: MTEGKSKNSGFSGAVDWRLAARTGALLAPSGPRTSRQSAEQIVVELADASMRAEGPVREVSGLLDDRPVPEARIVDRPGWIAAAADSMSVLTGIETTESGKLVGKPAGIQAGTMLAFLSTAILGQYDPFTGEDGTLLLVAPNILGVERALRVNPSDFRLWVCLHEVTHRVQFSSAPWLGDYMRTNVDTLSAVGEEPMSELLARLVGEVKARRDGSTADDPNSKGIVGLLRAAQAPPQREALDRLLMLGTLLEGHADHVMDAVGPAVVPTVAQIRAAFDQRRKKPTNPVQRLLRALLGVDAKVAQYVRGKKFVDAVVERVGVPEFNTIWTSGETLPRLDEIDDPDRWIRRVLA, encoded by the coding sequence ATGACCGAGGGCAAGTCCAAGAACTCCGGGTTCAGCGGAGCCGTCGACTGGCGGTTGGCCGCGCGCACGGGGGCCCTGCTCGCGCCCTCGGGCCCGCGAACCTCACGGCAGAGCGCTGAGCAGATCGTCGTGGAGCTGGCCGACGCGTCGATGCGGGCCGAGGGGCCGGTGCGGGAGGTCAGCGGGCTGCTCGACGACCGGCCGGTGCCCGAGGCCAGGATCGTCGACCGGCCCGGTTGGATCGCCGCCGCGGCCGACTCCATGTCGGTGCTCACCGGCATCGAGACCACCGAGAGCGGCAAGCTCGTCGGCAAGCCCGCCGGAATCCAGGCCGGGACCATGCTGGCGTTCCTGTCCACCGCGATCCTCGGTCAGTACGACCCGTTCACCGGCGAGGACGGCACGTTGCTGCTCGTCGCGCCCAACATCCTCGGCGTCGAACGGGCGCTGCGGGTGAATCCGTCCGACTTCCGGCTGTGGGTCTGCCTGCACGAGGTGACCCACCGGGTGCAGTTCTCCTCCGCGCCCTGGCTGGGCGACTACATGCGTACCAATGTCGACACGCTCAGCGCGGTCGGCGAGGAACCGATGAGCGAACTGCTCGCCCGGCTGGTCGGCGAGGTGAAGGCCCGCCGTGATGGGTCCACCGCCGACGACCCCAACAGCAAGGGGATCGTCGGGCTGCTGCGCGCCGCCCAGGCCCCACCGCAGCGCGAGGCGCTCGACCGGCTGCTCATGCTCGGTACCCTGCTCGAAGGCCACGCCGACCACGTGATGGACGCTGTCGGACCCGCTGTCGTGCCGACCGTTGCCCAGATCCGCGCCGCGTTCGACCAGCGCAGGAAGAAGCCGACCAACCCGGTCCAGCGGCTGCTGCGGGCGCTGCTCGGGGTGGACGCGAAGGTCGCGCAATACGTGCGCGGGAAGAAGTTCGTCGACGCGGTCGTCGAGCGGGTGGGCGTGCCGGAGTTCAACACGATCTGGACGAGCGGGGAAACGCTGCCCCGCCTCGACGAGATCGACGACCCCGACCGCTGGATCCGCCGCGTCCTCGCCTAG
- the tilS gene encoding tRNA lysidine(34) synthetase TilS gives MAHGGRVPVVVGLSGGADSLALVAAAVVEAGAVTAVVVDHGLQDGSAAVAQRAAAQARALGCVAALVLPVEVGRDGGVEAAARVARYAALESVRDGRPVLLGHTLDDQAETVLLGLARGSGGRSIQGMAAWNPPWGRPLLGVRRAQTVRMCADLGLRTWDDPHNTDPRYTRVRVRNEVLPLLEGVLGGGVAQALARTADQLREDGAVLDAAADELLRAARTTVAGDDRSVVADSVPSAGGSVARPAAVVDSEGRPVSPDAGPVPAESGGVSPGSGAGAPEGEAGADAELAVLGSGDGDTDRPVLSIEILATAPAALRRRAVRTWLVGQGITGLVNAHLLAIDELVSNWRGQGGVAVGGGGGAHRLVVTREHGTLTVRVQPRTVAT, from the coding sequence ATGGCGCACGGTGGGCGGGTGCCGGTGGTGGTCGGGCTGTCCGGCGGGGCGGATTCGCTGGCGTTGGTCGCGGCGGCGGTGGTGGAGGCCGGTGCGGTGACGGCGGTGGTGGTGGATCACGGGTTGCAGGACGGCTCGGCCGCGGTGGCACAGCGGGCGGCGGCGCAGGCGAGGGCGTTGGGGTGTGTGGCGGCGCTGGTCTTGCCGGTCGAGGTCGGGCGAGATGGGGGAGTGGAGGCGGCGGCGCGGGTGGCGCGGTACGCGGCGCTGGAATCGGTGCGGGACGGGCGGCCGGTGCTGCTCGGACACACGCTCGACGATCAGGCCGAGACGGTGTTGCTCGGGCTGGCTCGCGGGTCCGGCGGGCGGTCGATTCAGGGGATGGCGGCATGGAATCCGCCGTGGGGACGACCGTTGCTGGGGGTTCGGCGGGCGCAGACCGTGCGGATGTGCGCCGACCTGGGTCTGCGAACCTGGGACGACCCGCACAACACCGACCCCCGCTACACGAGGGTGCGAGTGCGCAATGAGGTGCTGCCACTGCTCGAGGGCGTGCTCGGCGGTGGGGTGGCGCAGGCGCTGGCGCGCACCGCCGACCAGTTGCGAGAGGACGGCGCGGTGCTCGATGCCGCCGCGGACGAATTGCTGCGTGCCGCGCGCACGACCGTGGCCGGGGATGACCGGTCGGTTGTCGCTGATTCCGTGCCGTCGGCAGGCGGCAGCGTCGCGCGGCCAGCCGCCGTTGTCGATTCGGAGGGCAGACCGGTATCACCGGACGCTGGTCCCGTGCCGGCGGAGAGCGGCGGTGTCTCACCAGGCTCTGGTGCCGGTGCGCCCGAGGGGGAGGCGGGGGCCGACGCGGAGCTCGCTGTGCTCGGCAGTGGCGACGGTGACACCGATCGGCCGGTCCTCTCGATCGAGATCCTGGCCACTGCGCCCGCCGCATTGCGTCGCCGAGCCGTGCGGACCTGGCTGGTCGGGCAGGGGATCACCGGGCTCGTGAACGCACATTTGCTGGCGATCGACGAGCTGGTGAGCAACTGGCGCGGGCAAGGTGGGGTGGCGGTGGGTGGTGGGGGTGGGGCCCACCGGTTGGTCGTGACGCGCGAGCATGGCACGCTGACGGTGCGGGTACAGCCGCGCACAGTTGC